One part of the Synechococcus sp. C9 genome encodes these proteins:
- a CDS encoding histone deacetylase, translating into MVAVIYSDDYLQHQVPYGHPERPARLTAIVQALQTVSWRASIRWLSPNPHRPVEQYLGWVHTRDYLERLSAICAQGGGYLDGDTPVSPASDRVARLALGGWLDGVDWVLDQGETVLVCARPPGHHALPDNGMGFCIFGNAAISALYALKVKHLTRVAILDWDVHHGNGTQAMVETHPNIAFCSLHQAHFYPGTGHPQERGRYNNVLNIPIPAHQDFRVYADLLTTQVLPFLRHFAPQLLIISAGYDALASDPLAQMNLQPQDYGEMTRILQSLNCPLLFGLEGGYHLDSLAQAVVATLDACRLPVPN; encoded by the coding sequence ATGGTTGCGGTCATTTACAGCGATGACTATCTTCAGCATCAGGTTCCCTACGGACACCCGGAACGTCCGGCGCGGTTGACGGCGATTGTCCAGGCATTGCAGACGGTTTCCTGGCGAGCGTCCATTCGCTGGTTGTCCCCCAATCCCCACCGCCCGGTGGAGCAATACCTGGGTTGGGTGCATACCCGTGACTATTTGGAACGCCTATCCGCCATTTGTGCCCAAGGGGGGGGCTACCTGGATGGAGATACCCCCGTCAGCCCAGCGAGTGACCGGGTTGCCCGTTTAGCCCTCGGTGGGTGGCTGGATGGAGTGGATTGGGTGCTGGATCAGGGGGAAACGGTGTTGGTCTGCGCTCGCCCGCCGGGACATCATGCTTTACCCGACAATGGCATGGGGTTTTGCATATTTGGGAATGCGGCGATTAGTGCGTTGTATGCGCTGAAGGTGAAACACTTAACCCGAGTTGCCATTTTAGACTGGGATGTGCATCACGGCAATGGCACCCAGGCGATGGTGGAAACCCACCCCAATATTGCATTTTGCTCCCTGCACCAAGCCCATTTTTACCCCGGCACCGGACACCCGCAGGAACGAGGACGTTATAACAATGTATTAAATATACCGATCCCCGCCCACCAGGATTTTCGGGTTTATGCTGACCTGTTAACCACCCAAGTTCTGCCCTTTTTGCGCCATTTTGCCCCCCAATTGCTGATTATTAGTGCGGGTTACGATGCGCTCGCCAGCGACCCCCTCGCCCAGATGAACCTGCAACCCCAGGATTACGGGGAAATGACCCGGATATTGCAATCCTTGAATTGCCCCCTGCTGTTTGGTTTGGAAGGGGGATACCATCTGGATAGCCTCGCCCAGGCGGTGGTGGCGACCCTGGACGCTTGTCGGTTGCCCGTACCAAACTGA
- a CDS encoding Uma2 family endonuclease, whose translation MTVTTENNTEKKTWTDAELMALSSQEHRYELVNNELVDMGLAGAEHGYIACILTIVLGGYIRQNKLGMICDSSTAFALNNGNRRSPDISFVRRERLQGLKRPPQGFFPGSPDLAVEILSPANTVAEIHDKIVEYFANHTQLVWLIHPDEKYILIYRSPQPEKLLGATDILLGEDVIPGFTMPVADLFAEWDF comes from the coding sequence ATGACCGTCACTACAGAAAACAACACAGAAAAAAAGACTTGGACAGATGCGGAATTAATGGCTTTATCCAGCCAGGAACATCGCTACGAGTTGGTCAATAATGAGTTAGTGGATATGGGACTTGCCGGTGCGGAACATGGTTATATCGCCTGTATTTTGACCATTGTTTTGGGGGGATATATTCGCCAGAACAAATTGGGAATGATTTGTGATTCGAGTACCGCATTTGCATTGAATAATGGCAATCGTCGCTCCCCTGATATTTCCTTTGTCCGCCGAGAGCGGTTACAGGGGTTGAAACGCCCACCCCAGGGATTTTTCCCCGGTTCCCCTGATTTAGCCGTAGAAATTTTATCCCCCGCCAATACGGTTGCGGAAATTCACGACAAGATTGTAGAGTATTTCGCCAATCATACCCAGTTAGTATGGTTGATCCATCCCGATGAAAAATATATCCTCATTTATCGTTCCCCTCAGCCAGAGAAATTGTTAGGCGCAACGGATATATTACTTGGAGAAGATGTGATTCCCGGCTTCACCATGCCCGTAGCCGATTTGTTTGCTGAGTGGGATTTTTAA
- the fabD gene encoding ACP S-malonyltransferase, producing MNKTAWVFPGQGSQTAGMGLDLVGHPLAQQRFATAQRILGWSVLEVCQPPAENLQHTRYTQPCLYVVETILADLYSEHPPDYLAGHSLGEYVALYRARVYDFETGLRLVKLRAELMEQVSGGKMVALLEPDREQLTALLAQNPEVVLANDNHPGQVVISGTPAGVAAFLEQIRVKRAVPLAVSGAFHSPWMAGAAAQFNEYLQPLPFQDAQVPVLSNTDPTPTTDGQLLKQRLLNQMTTGVRWREIVLNLAALGVTQVVELGPGKVLTGLVKRTAPEVALVNISSL from the coding sequence ATGAATAAAACGGCGTGGGTATTTCCGGGGCAGGGTTCCCAAACGGCGGGGATGGGGCTGGATTTGGTAGGGCATCCCCTGGCACAACAACGGTTTGCCACAGCCCAAAGGATTCTGGGTTGGTCGGTTTTGGAAGTCTGTCAACCCCCGGCAGAGAATTTGCAACACACTCGCTACACGCAACCTTGTCTGTACGTTGTCGAGACCATTTTGGCGGATTTATACAGCGAGCATCCCCCAGACTACCTAGCGGGGCACAGTTTGGGGGAATACGTGGCGCTCTACCGGGCGAGGGTCTATGACTTTGAGACGGGACTCCGGTTGGTGAAACTGCGGGCGGAGTTGATGGAGCAGGTGAGCGGTGGCAAGATGGTGGCCCTGTTGGAGCCGGATCGGGAGCAGTTGACAGCATTATTAGCCCAAAATCCTGAAGTGGTGCTGGCGAATGACAATCACCCAGGGCAGGTGGTGATTTCCGGGACACCCGCAGGCGTGGCGGCATTTTTGGAGCAAATCCGGGTGAAACGGGCGGTGCCTCTGGCGGTGAGTGGGGCGTTCCATTCCCCCTGGATGGCAGGAGCGGCGGCGCAATTTAATGAATATCTGCAACCACTCCCATTTCAGGATGCCCAAGTGCCGGTTTTATCCAATACTGACCCCACCCCAACGACCGATGGGCAATTGCTTAAACAGCGATTATTAAACCAGATGACTACGGGGGTGCGCTGGCGGGAAATTGTATTAAATTTGGCGGCTTTGGGGGTAACTCAGGTGGTCGAACTGGGACCCGGAAAGGTGCTGACGGGGTTGGTGAAACGCACTGCCCCGGAGGTCGCATTAGTCAACATTTCCTCTTTATAA
- the tkt gene encoding transketolase, whose protein sequence is MTVAAPPNLDQLAINTIRFLAVDAVQKAKSGHPGLPMGAAPMAYVLWQNFLKFNPRNPQWPDRDRFVLSAGHGCMLQYALLHLTGYDVSLEDLKQFRQWGSITPGHPENFETPGVEVTTGPLGQGVGNAVGLAIAEAHLAARFNKPGHTIVDHYTYVILGDGCNMEGIASEAASLAGHLKLGKLIMLYDSNHISIDGNTDIAFTEDVGKRYEAYGWHVQKVADGNHDLVAIGEAIAQAKAVTDKPSLIIVETTIGYGSPNKAGTEGVHGAPLGPEEVKLTKENLGWPLEPDFYIPEEVLSHFRQAVTKGAAAEAAWNEKFAAYKQAYPTEAAEFERIMRGELPPGWKEALAPVAATGKESTRNLSKFCLNALAGAIPELLGGSADLAHSNMTYLKGIPEFQPGSYEGRNFRFGVREHGMGAIANGMALHGGLIPYDATFLIFTDYMRAAIRLSALSQVRVLHVMTHDSVALGEDGPTHQPVETTASLRLIPNLYVFRPADARETVGSYQVALEAAKTPSVLIFTRQAVNPVPGTSVEGVAKGGYIVVDCGCDHPDLILIATGSELELAVQAAAQLTGKKVRVVSMPCTKLFDAQPQEYRDSVLPPAVTKRISIEAGVTDGWYKYVGLAGKTLGIDRFGASAPGPVCMEKFGMTVANVVQAAQALLD, encoded by the coding sequence ATGACTGTCGCTGCCCCTCCGAATCTCGACCAACTGGCCATCAACACCATCCGGTTCCTCGCCGTGGATGCGGTGCAAAAAGCTAAATCCGGCCACCCTGGTTTACCGATGGGGGCGGCACCCATGGCCTATGTACTCTGGCAAAATTTCCTGAAATTTAACCCCCGCAATCCCCAATGGCCGGACCGGGATCGGTTTGTACTCTCTGCGGGACACGGCTGTATGTTGCAGTACGCTTTACTGCATTTGACAGGCTATGACGTGAGCCTGGAGGACCTCAAGCAATTCCGCCAATGGGGTTCGATTACGCCAGGGCACCCGGAAAACTTTGAAACCCCTGGGGTGGAAGTGACCACCGGCCCCCTGGGACAAGGGGTGGGCAATGCGGTGGGGTTGGCGATTGCGGAAGCGCACTTGGCGGCTCGGTTTAACAAGCCCGGTCATACCATCGTCGATCACTATACCTATGTGATCCTGGGGGATGGGTGCAACATGGAGGGGATTGCCTCAGAAGCGGCTTCCCTGGCGGGGCACCTGAAGCTGGGCAAGCTGATCATGCTTTACGACAGCAATCACATTTCTATTGATGGGAATACGGACATTGCCTTTACGGAAGATGTGGGCAAACGCTATGAGGCCTACGGGTGGCACGTACAAAAGGTGGCGGATGGCAACCACGACCTCGTGGCGATTGGGGAGGCGATTGCCCAGGCCAAGGCGGTGACGGACAAGCCTTCTTTAATCATTGTCGAGACCACCATCGGCTACGGTTCCCCCAACAAGGCGGGGACGGAGGGGGTGCATGGGGCACCTTTGGGGCCGGAGGAAGTGAAATTGACCAAAGAAAATCTGGGCTGGCCCCTGGAGCCGGATTTTTATATCCCGGAGGAAGTACTCAGCCATTTCCGGCAGGCGGTGACCAAGGGAGCGGCGGCAGAAGCGGCCTGGAATGAAAAATTTGCGGCTTATAAGCAGGCCTATCCCACGGAAGCGGCGGAATTTGAGCGGATCATGCGGGGGGAATTGCCCCCAGGGTGGAAGGAGGCGCTGGCACCGGTGGCGGCCACCGGTAAGGAATCCACCCGGAATTTGTCCAAGTTTTGCCTGAATGCTCTGGCCGGGGCGATCCCTGAATTGCTGGGCGGTTCGGCGGATTTGGCACACTCCAACATGACCTATTTGAAGGGCATTCCGGAATTTCAACCCGGTTCCTACGAGGGGCGCAATTTCCGGTTTGGGGTGCGGGAGCATGGCATGGGGGCCATTGCCAACGGTATGGCCTTGCACGGGGGGTTGATTCCCTACGATGCCACGTTCTTGATTTTCACGGATTATATGCGGGCGGCGATCCGGCTGTCGGCCTTGTCCCAGGTGCGGGTACTGCACGTGATGACCCATGATTCCGTCGCTTTGGGGGAAGATGGCCCGACCCACCAGCCGGTGGAAACCACTGCTTCCCTGCGGTTGATTCCCAATTTGTATGTATTTCGTCCAGCGGATGCCCGGGAAACCGTAGGTTCCTACCAAGTCGCTTTGGAAGCTGCCAAAACCCCGTCCGTGCTGATCTTTACCCGCCAAGCGGTGAATCCGGTGCCGGGAACGAGTGTGGAAGGGGTTGCCAAGGGGGGTTACATCGTGGTGGACTGCGGGTGTGACCATCCCGATTTGATCCTGATTGCCACCGGCTCGGAGTTGGAACTGGCGGTGCAGGCGGCGGCGCAACTGACGGGCAAGAAGGTGCGGGTGGTGTCCATGCCCTGTACGAAGTTGTTTGATGCCCAACCCCAGGAGTACCGGGATAGTGTCCTGCCCCCGGCGGTGACCAAGCGCATTTCCATCGAAGCCGGGGTAACGGATGGCTGGTACAAGTACGTGGGATTGGCAGGCAAAACCCTGGGGATTGACCGGTTTGGGGCTTCGGCACCGGGGCCGGTGTGCATGGAGAAATTCGGGATGACTGTGGCGAATGTGGTGCAGGCCGCCCAAGCGCTCCTGGATTAA
- the apcB gene encoding allophycocyanin subunit beta produces MQDAITAVINSADVQGKYLDSSALDRLKKYFQTGELRVRAAATIAANAATIIKEAVAKSLLYSDITRPGGNMYTTRRYAACIRDLDYYLRYATYAMLAGDPSILDERVLNGLKETYNSLGVPIGATIQAIQSMKEVTAGLVGPDAGKEMAVYFDYICSGLS; encoded by the coding sequence ATGCAAGATGCAATTACGGCTGTGATCAACTCTGCGGACGTGCAGGGGAAATATCTGGATAGCAGTGCCCTGGATCGCCTGAAAAAGTACTTCCAAACCGGCGAACTGCGGGTGCGGGCGGCGGCGACGATTGCGGCGAATGCGGCCACGATCATCAAAGAAGCGGTAGCCAAGTCCCTGCTGTACTCCGACATCACCCGTCCCGGCGGCAATATGTACACCACCCGGCGGTATGCCGCCTGTATTCGGGATTTGGACTACTACCTGCGCTATGCCACCTATGCCATGTTGGCGGGCGACCCCTCCATCCTGGATGAGCGGGTGTTGAACGGGTTGAAAGAAACCTACAACTCCCTGGGGGTGCCGATTGGGGCGACGATTCAAGCCATCCAATCCATGAAGGAAGTGACCGCCGGTCTGGTCGGCCCCGATGCTGGCAAGGAAATGGCGGTGTACTTTGATTACATCTGTTCTGGTTTGAGCTAA
- a CDS encoding phycobilisome linker polypeptide — MRMFKITACVPSQTRIRTQRELQNTYFTKLVPYDSWFKEQQRIQKMGGTIVKVQLVTGKPGTNAGLS, encoded by the coding sequence ATGCGGATGTTCAAAATTACGGCCTGTGTGCCCAGCCAAACCCGGATTCGCACCCAACGGGAATTGCAAAATACCTATTTCACGAAATTGGTGCCCTACGATAGCTGGTTCAAGGAACAACAACGGATTCAAAAAATGGGCGGCACCATCGTCAAGGTGCAATTGGTGACCGGCAAACCAGGCACCAATGCGGGTTTAAGCTAA
- the apcA gene encoding allophycocyanin subunit alpha → MSIVTKSIVNADAEARYLSPGELDRIKSFVSSGEKRLRIAQVLSDNRERIVKEAGQQLFQKRPDVVSPGGNAYGEEMTATCLRDLDYYLRLVTYGIVSGDVTPIEEIGLVGVKEMYNSLGTPIPAVAEGIRAMKNAASSLMSGEDAMEAGFYFDYIVSAMQ, encoded by the coding sequence ATGAGTATTGTCACCAAATCGATTGTGAATGCTGACGCCGAAGCCCGCTACCTCAGCCCCGGCGAACTCGACCGGATCAAGAGCTTTGTGTCTTCCGGCGAGAAGCGTCTGCGGATTGCTCAGGTGCTTTCCGACAACCGGGAACGGATTGTGAAGGAAGCGGGGCAACAACTGTTCCAAAAGCGGCCTGACGTGGTTTCCCCCGGTGGGAACGCCTATGGGGAGGAAATGACCGCCACCTGCCTGCGGGACTTGGACTACTACCTGCGCCTGGTCACCTATGGGATCGTTTCCGGCGATGTCACCCCCATCGAAGAAATCGGTCTGGTGGGTGTGAAGGAAATGTACAACTCCCTGGGTACGCCGATTCCGGCTGTGGCCGAAGGGATTCGGGCGATGAAAAACGCCGCTAGCTCCCTGATGTCCGGGGAAGATGCCATGGAAGCTGGCTTCTACTTCGATTACATTGTCAGTGCGATGCAGTAG
- a CDS encoding dienelactone hydrolase family protein, with protein MDIQTRWVKVPNQDLEIDSYLAQPVAAGTYPGIIVVQEIFGVNAHIRDVTERIARLGYVAIAPSIYQRQAPGFETGYTPADVEQGRVYKDQTTAAELLSDVQATIDYLKREFGISQFGTIGFCFGGHVVYLAATLPDVRVTASFYGGGIATMTPGGGAPTISRTKEIHGTIWCFFGTRDPLIPNEQVDQIEQELQKHGIDHQIFRYDADHGFFCNERDSYDPQAAADSWEKVQELFSRLRP; from the coding sequence ATGGACATTCAAACCCGGTGGGTGAAAGTTCCAAATCAAGATTTAGAGATTGATAGTTATTTGGCGCAACCGGTAGCGGCAGGCACCTATCCAGGGATTATTGTGGTGCAGGAAATTTTTGGGGTAAATGCCCATATTCGGGATGTCACGGAACGGATTGCCCGCTTGGGTTATGTGGCGATTGCACCGAGCATTTATCAACGGCAAGCCCCCGGTTTTGAAACGGGTTACACGCCTGCGGATGTGGAGCAAGGACGAGTTTACAAAGACCAAACCACGGCGGCGGAATTATTAAGCGATGTGCAGGCAACGATTGATTACTTGAAACGGGAATTTGGCATCAGTCAATTTGGCACGATTGGGTTTTGTTTTGGCGGTCATGTGGTCTATTTGGCGGCGACTCTGCCGGATGTGCGGGTAACCGCTTCCTTCTACGGGGGGGGGATTGCCACCATGACCCCAGGCGGTGGGGCACCGACAATTTCCCGCACCAAAGAGATTCACGGAACTATTTGGTGTTTCTTTGGTACCCGTGACCCATTGATCCCTAACGAACAAGTGGATCAAATTGAACAGGAATTACAAAAGCATGGCATTGACCATCAGATATTTCGCTATGATGCGGATCATGGCTTTTTTTGCAACGAACGGGACAGTTATGACCCCCAGGCGGCGGCGGATAGTTGGGAAAAAGTGCAGGAATTATTTAGCCGGTTGCGCCCATGA